A region of Lycium barbarum isolate Lr01 chromosome 3, ASM1917538v2, whole genome shotgun sequence DNA encodes the following proteins:
- the LOC132631800 gene encoding uncharacterized protein LOC132631800: MDENKGDTTKKQPQQHLSSSPDDPHDQDSPDTIPVQQKPQPIVSGAPYNISSSLYNIQGGASTTSVSFDQQQQQQFEVVNPKRPRYTASQWKFIPSSSSQQQQQQQQKPSIVSAESSPISPSAHNTAATNPAAASSSDAASSPSHSPRPSASGQEPSKSEGGGEQVHQQFRKGKYVSPVWKPNEMLWLARAWKIQYQGGSGGSSSELVHLEVSSAQPAGRGKTRADKDREVAEFLNRHGVNRDAKTAGTKWDNMLGEFRKVYEWERGAEREQIGKSYFRLSPYERKIHRLPASFDEEVFEELSQFMGPRMRTQTRIGTQSNIGEDIRTALTLTKSLPPPPPFREDELHLSARAKQLVTTSGTEALLHGSRSGLLGFETPSSSLDVIGGGASSSSSKELRRIGKIRMIWEESVSLWAEEGEHHRGRVKLQGSSFLNADEMAFLDDSMVASTMEAFEDGPMKGFSVDRFLSGVQLKVFGRRKSSSALALSGPNERLQLPSSEFPIRSTTPWEFQDPTEYYVGCLRSPPPTLPSLFELSWHLQQPPPEELRFPLRRDVFKDLPQGKELFFTTSTEILDCRGITYDVLSAIMRSNPSLTAATATDRDSYIGLWDDCINRIISKFCSIEMVFVRKSSSSLVETVQDQWPNVTAFLRNFCLWRGEETDQLREGQLDPSSSIVEKFLWTYMDLPYVLGYYAVGFVVTFCALSRSQDRIIRTDLYTVDLSTPVERLKALVPCWRIAGLLPLLADRCFHYMSSNGSNFKHLPYTDFERTDLGNGNFVEMTPNTVVRYFSSKRKWLAVKEIYDFLDHRIPHAEFVVKASEKDLALVFKPRGCKYKPANCDQLIEALKQVTKALVALHDLSFMHRDLGWDKVMRRSDRENEWFITGFDEAVTAPQLYPHGGAAIAGASSGMRHPPEMGRNYHGVKVDVWGIGQLVKSCGLVGVPQLLRELQNRCLDHNPEQRPTAADCYRHLLQLQSSMSATAAGGY, encoded by the exons ATGGATGAAAACAAAGGAGATACCACCAAGAAACAACCCCAACAACATTTATCTAGCTCACCAGATGACCCTCATGATCAAGATTCACCCGATACGATACCAGTACAACAAAAACCACAGCCGATAGTTTCTGGTGCTCCTTATAATATTTCTTCATCTCTCTATAATATCCAAGGCGGTGCTAGTACTACTTCCGTTTCTttcgatcaacaacaacaacaacagtttGAAGTTGTGAACCCAAAGCGGCCTAGATATACTGCAAGTCAGTGGAAATTCATACCTTCTTCGTCTTCccaacaacaacagcagcaacaGCAAAAACCCAGTATAGTGAGCGCGGAGTCGAGCCCAATATCTCCTTCGGCCCACAACACTGCTGCTACCAATCCTGCTGCTGCGTCGTCTTCGGACGCAGCTTCTTCTCCTTCCCACTCTCCTCGGCCCTCAGCCTCGGGGCAAGAGCCAAGCAAGAGCGAAGGAGGAGGAGAACAAGTTCACCAACAATTCAGGAAAGGTAAGTACGTGAGTCCGGTTTGGAAACCTAACGAGATGTTGTGGCTAGCTAGGGCTTGGAAAATTCAGTACCAAGGTGGTAGCGGGGGGTCATCATCAGAGCTTGTTCATCTAGAAGTTTCTTCAGCACAACCAGCTGGTAGAGGCAAGACAAGAGCTGATAAAGATAGAGAAGTAGCTGAGTTTCTCAATAGGCATGGAGTTAACAGAGATGCTAAAACTGCTGGGACTAAATGGGACAACATGTTGGGTGAATTCAGAAAAGTATACGAATGGGAAAGAGGTGCTGAGAGGGAACAAATTGGAAAGAGTTATTTTAGACTGTCCCCTTATGAAAGGAAGATTCATAGATTGCCTGCTTCATTTGATGAAGAAGTTTTTGAAGAATTATCTCAGTTTATGGGTCCAAGAATGAGAACTCAAACTAGAATTGGTACTCAGTCCAATATTGGTGAAGATATTCGTACAGCTCTCACACTTACCAAGTCTTTGCCTCCCCCTCCACCCTTTAGGGAAGATGAACTTCATCTCTCCG CAAGGGCAAAACAGTTGGTAACGACAAGTGGAACAGAAGCATTACTTCATGGATCAAGAAGTGGGTTATTAGGGTTTGAAACACCATCTTCTTCATTAGATGTTATTGGGGGTGGTGCATCTTCTTCCTCATCGAAAGAGCTTCGCCGCATCGGCAAAATTAGAATGATATGGGAGGAATCAGTGAGCTTGTGGGCTGAAGAAGGTGAGCATCACAGAGGTAGGGTAAAGCTTCAAGGATCAAGTTTTTTAAATGCAGATGAAATGGCATTCTTGGATGATTCTATGGTTGCTTCCACTATGGAGGCATTTGAAGATGGACCCATGAAAGGTTTTTCCGTTGATAGATTCCTATCTGGAGTACAACTCAAAGTCTTTGGCAGGAGAAAATCCTCTTCTGCACTTGCTCTTTCTG GTCCCAATGAAAGATTGCAGCTTCCCTCTTCTGAATTTCCCATCAGAT CAACTACTCCTTGGGAATTTCAAGATCCGACTGAGTACTATGTTGGGTGTCTCAGATCTCCTCCACCTACACTTCCAAGTTTATTCGAGCTCTCTTGGCATTTGCAACAGCCACCACCGGAGGAACTCCGTTTTCCGCTCCGGCGAGACGTGTTCAAAGACTTGCCTCAAGGGAAAGAACTATTTTTCACTACTTCTACTGAGATATTAGACTGTAGAGGCATCACTTATGATGTTCTGAGCGCTATTATGCGGTCAAACCCTAGTCTCACTGCTGCAACCGCGACCGATAGGGACTCTTACATTGGCCTGTGGGATGATTGCATCAACAGGATAATATCAAAGTTTTGTTCCATTGAAATGGTATTCGTACGGAAATCTTCGTCATCTCTTGTGGAAACCGTGCAAGATCAATGGCCTAATGTTACTGCTTTCTTGAGGAATTTTTGCTTGTGGAGAGGAGAAGAAACTGATCAGTTAAGAGAAGGTCAACTAGATCCGTCTTCTTCTATTGTAGAGAAATTTCTTTGGACTTACATGGACCTTCCTTACGTGTTAGGTTACTATGCAGTTGGATTTGTTGTTACTTTCTGTGCCTTAAGTCGATCACAGGACCGTATCATCCGAACCGATCTTTACACAGTGGATCTCTCGACGCCAGTTGAAAGACTAAAAGCTTTAGTCCCATGTTGGAGAATTGCCGGATTATTACCATTATTAGCAGACAGATGCTTCCATTACATGAGCAGCAATGGGAGTAATTTTAAACATCTTCCATACACTGATTTTGAGAGAACAGATTTGGGTAATGGAAATTTCGTCGAGATGACTCCGAATACAGTGGTGAGATATTTTTCTAGTAAAAGAAAATGGTTGGCAGTCAAAGAAatatacgattttcttgatcatAGAATCCCACACGCGGAATTTGTCGTTAAGGCATCAGAAAAAGATCTTGCATTGGTGTTCAAGCCAAGAGGTTGCAAATACAAGCCAGCAAACTGTGATCAACTAATAGAAGCATTGAAACAAGTCACAAAAGCACTAGTCGCATTACACGATCTTTCATTCATGCATAGAGATTTAGGATGGGACAAAGTCATGAGGAGAAGTGACAGGGAGAATGAGTGGTTCATTACGGGTTTCGACGAGGCAGTAACCGCCCCGCAGCTGTATCCACACGGTGGAGCAGCTATAGCGGGTGCCTCCTCGGGGATGAGGCACCCGCCGGAGATGGGAAGGAATTATCATGGTGTGAAAGTTGATGTATGGGGAATAGGTCAATTAGTGAAGAGTTGTGGATTAGTAGGGGTGCCACAGCTTTTAAGAGAGTTGCAGAATAGATGTTTGGACCATAACCCGGAGCAAAGACCGACGGCTGCTGACTGTTATCGACACTTGTTGCAGTTGCAGTCTTCAATGTCTGCAACCGCCGCCGGTGGGTATTGA